Part of the Olsenella profusa DSM 13989 genome, CGTATGGTGCCCGTCAGCAGCGTCCTGCGCCTACGGACCCCGCCGGTGCCCTTCCTCCTTGTGGAGCCATGCGGCCTTCGCGCGCGCCCCATACGTGCCTCCCTGCTGGCGCACCCATCCCCGTGGGATGTGCGGCCCTGACCAAGGGGGCGGCGCAGCCGTGAACTGCGCCGCCCCCTTCCCTGCCCTGTGAGGATCCCTATACCTTGAGATAGCGCCTCATGGCGATGGCCGAGCCAAACAGGCCCAGCACCAAGCCCACCACAAGCAGGGCAACGTACGTCCCGACAAGCGTGAGGATGGGGATCTCGAAGGAGAGGAACGAGAGGCTCTCCTGCAGGCGTGGCAGGAAGACGCTCACGCCCACCTGAAGCACGATGATGGAAAGCACCGCTCCGATGATAGCCTCGAGCATGCCCTCGGCCAGGAAGGGACCGCGTATGAAGCCGTTGGAGGCGCCCACCAGACGCATGATGGCAATCTCGCGACGGCGTGCCGAGATGGCAAGGCGAATCGTGTTGTTGATGAACACGAACGCGATGAAGGCGAGTAGCACGACGAGCACCACGGTGCCCACACGCACGAAGGACGTGAGGTTGAGGAGCTTCTTGACCGTGTCGCGGCTGTACTGGATGGACTGCGTCACGTCGGCCTTGTCGGCGATCTGCTGGAAATCGGCATCCTCCGCAAGCTGGTTGGCGACACCCTCCACCTGGTTGGGATTGGAGAGACTGATGACCAGCGACGCCGGTAGGGGATTGTTGCCGTCGAGGGCGCTCACGACGCCGTCGACCGTCTGGTCGCCCATCTTCTGGCGATAGCTCTCGAGCGCCTGGTCCTTGCTCTTGAAATCGACGCTCTGCACATTGTCCCATCCCGAGATCTTCTCCCTCAGGGCATCGATGTCCGCCTGCGAGGCGTCATCGGAGAGGAAGGCCTGGATGGTCACCTGATCCTCCACGTCGCTCACCTGGCGGGCCAGGATGACGGACGCGAGGGAGAACAGGCCGATCACGAACAGGGACAGGAAGATGGTGACGATGGCACCCAGGACGGTCGACCAGTTGCGGTGGAAATGACGCCCCGCTTCGCGCATGGAGTAGCCGAAGTTAGAGAACACCATAGTTGCCGTAGCCTCCCCTCTCTTGGTCACGCACGATGTGGCCGGCCTCGAGGGCAATGACGCGCTTGCGCATGGAGTCGACCATCTCGCGGTCGTGCGTCGCCATGACCACGGTGGTGCCCGTACGGTTGATGCGATCCAGGAGCTTCATGATGCCCAGGGAGATGGCAGGGTCCAGGTTGCCGGTGGGCTCGTCGCACACCAAAAGCGGCGGGCGGTTGACCATGGCACGGGCAACGGAGACGCGCTGCTGCTCGCCGCCGGAGAGCTGGTCTGGGTAGTTGTCCATCTTCTCGGCCAGGCCCACGAGGCGTAGCACCTCGGGCACCTGGGCCTTGATGACGGAGCGGGGCTTGCCGATGCACTCGAGGGCGAAGGACACGTTCTCGTAGACCGTCTTGTCTGGCAGGAGCTTGAAGTCCTGATAGACGGTACCGATCTGACGACGCAGATAGGGAACCTTGCGGTTGCGGAGTCGTGTGAGCTCCTGGCCCGCCACCATCACCTTGCCGCTGGTCGCGCGCAGCTCGCGCGTGAGCAGCCTGAGGAAGGTGGACTTGCCGGAACCCGAGTGACCGACGACGAAGACGAACTCGCCGGGGTAGATGTCGAGGCTCACGTCCTCGAGCGCGGGCTTGTTGGGCTGGGCTGGGTAGATGTGTGTTACGTTTCTGAGCGAAATGGTGGGGGTGCCGCTGCGATCCACCGCAGGCGCGTCACTGTTGGCCAAAGGCGCAAAGACGCTCGTGAAACCAGGCTGTGCCGTGATGTCATCCGAATCGTCGGCAACGGCAAGGTCGGTGCCGTCGGCGTCTGATTCCTCATCCTGGGTGGACGTTGCGTCCACGGGCTCGTCCGCGGTGCTCGGCCTGTCGGCAGCAGAGCTCGCCTTCCACCTCGCCGCAGAGGGGAGGTCGGCCATGGCGGCCTCTACCTCTGCATCCGACACGTCGACGGCATCGGCCTTGGAGGTGGCCTCATCCTGCTGGCTCGGCTCCTCGTCCTGCTGTCGAGCCTCTGCCTGCTGGCTTGGCTTCTCGTCCCCCTGTCGCTCGCTGCTGCGAAAGTGGTTAGCCACACGTGCTCCTTTTCTCCGTAGCGAAAACTGACAGATACGATTCTTATTGTATCAAAGCAGCTGTAAGGCTCTACGGCCTGCACGTCAACCACAGAATGCCCCCAGGATCGGCCCTTGCTCCTGGGGAAGTCGGGTTCACCCATCCTGCCGATGTCGCGGCACCCAGACACGAGAAGGCCTGCCCGCGCATGACTATCCCCCAGGCCCTTCGATTGCCCCTAACTCAGCTCGCATCCGCGAAGGACAAGCCAGGACCCCCCTAGCAGAGAGGCGACCCAAGACGCAGCGAACCCCTCGCCCAAAGCTACGTCTGCATAGGACAAGCTGCGCTCAGAGAGCCGCCTCATGAACACTATTGGATGTGCCATGGCCAGAGGACACGAAGCTCCCCCCTGCACGAGCGTCATCATGATCGCGACAAGAGAGAAGAGCACCATTATCATGGTGATAGTTGCCTTGGCAGGCTCTTGTGCGAGCAACGCGATGAAGACGACAAGGAAAACGAAAACCGCAAGCGGAATGGCACAAGCCAGGATGTCACCAAAGATGTCCCATCCAGACCCTATGGTCTCATTGTAAGGGCCCATCACGCTCTCGCAGACGCGACAACCAAGCACACAGAGGGCAATCGACTCGAAGACAAATACGGCGCTCACGAGTACCAGCGAAGCATATATGTTGGCTCGGCTGCGTCCGGCACAAACCGCCGATCCAATTATTCTGGTTGAGAAACGATCGCTTACGCATGCCGTGGACATCAACACTCCGACGGAGACAGGAACGATGCCAATACCCGAGGCAAGACCGGACACCATGGGCGACCCAACGGTCTGTGGAAGGCGTATGGCCGCAATGACGCCAACGGCCATCGACGACACCGCACAGACAAGGAGAGACAATCCGTACTCTTTGACCGCAATGCGGCCCCATGTGCTCATGACATCCCTCCAAAAAAACAGTGAGCGCCCACACCCTCCGTGACACCATCTCCTCTCATCAGACACCAGGCGTGGGTCGTACATCACTCTCGCCTCTTCACGGCAGCCATGGATCCCGCCATGCAGGCGCACAGCCACACGACGCCGACAAGGCATGAGAGGGTCTCGGGCACCTGTCCCGAACTGGCCCAATCAAGTGCCATGAGGGGTAGCCACGACAGGGCGGGCGTAGCCACGAGACCCCCCATGGACAATAGCCACTGAGTCCCGATTATTCCGCCAACGCAGGCCAGGGTGGCCCTCACCCGCCCCGTGAGGACCGCGACAAGCCCCGACACCGAGGCACACGCGAGCACCGACGACACAACCGCCAACGCATAGGGCAGAAAGGAGGAGGCGTCAAACTGCCTGCCACCCCACCCAACCGAACCCCACCCGCCATTGAGTAGGCAGCAGAGCAACGCATAGGCTACGGGAAAGGCCAGCGTGAGAACGAGCTCCGCCAGGTAGAGCACGACGAGCTTGGCGAGGAGCATCTGGGAGCGCGAGGCCCCGCTGACGACATAGGACTGGAAGGTCCGATGCTCAAAGTCTTGCGCGAGAGAGGAGCCGCCAGACAGCGCAACGACCAGGACGACGCAGCCCACCCTCACAGCAACCGTTGCTTTGACCAAGGCATCAAAACCCTTGAGAGAGTAGTAGTCTCCCCCCATATACATGAACTGGAAGAGGGCCACGATGGTCGCGAGCACGAACAGGAACTGTCCCTCGTGGACAACCCTATACAGTTCCGCCCTCGCCAGGCGCCCCACGACGCCCATCAGCCCCGCACCCCCGTGACTCGAGACAGGAAATAGTCCTCCAGGGATTCGCGGGAACCACACATCTGCGTAAGCTCATCGTGGGTGTGCTCCTCCAGCACCCTGCCGCCGTCCATGAGCACGAAGTCATCCGCCAGTTGGTGCAGTTCGGAGAGTATGTGGCTGGAGACGAGCAGGGTCACTCCTTGCTGGTCACAGAGTGTGCGTAGCAAGGTACGCACGTCCGTCATACCAACCGGGTCAAGGCCATTGGTGGGTTCGTCGAGAATGAGCAGGCGCGGGTTGCCCACGAGGGCCAGGGCTATGCCCAGTCGCTGGCGGGTGCCCAGGGAGAGGTGACGCGCGCGCCTGTCGCGGACGTTGGAAAGGCCAACCAGCTCGAGGCATCGGAGAATCTCGTCCCTGTCATAGCAGCCCTTCTGCAGCGCCCGCATGGTCATGTTCTCAATGACCGTCAGCCGTGCGTACACGGCCGGACCCTCGATGAGGCACCCCATCCTCGCGCGACATCGACAGAGCTCGCTCTCGCCGGTTTGCCCAAATATGGATATGCACCCCGATGTGGGATGGGACATGCCACATATGATGCGCATGAGCGTGGTCTTGCCCGCACCGTTCCGGCCGATGAGACCATAGACCTTCCCATGCTCAAGGCTAAGGTTCACATGGTCGAGCGCCTGGATGTCGCGGAAGCGCTTCGAGACGTCTCTCACCTCAAGAACCAGCTCGCCCATGAATGCCCCTCCTGTGCCATGAGTCTACTTGCCCTCGTCATGCGAATACTCTTGCACCTCACTCCGCACGGCCTTGTTGTAGTGCTGCGTCGACATGAGCCGTCCTCGCTGGTATGACGCCACTCCCAGAAAGACTGAAACCGCCAAGAGAATCCAAGTCAGTCCCGAAAGTGGCCACCAGAGGCTTGGCATCCAATCACCCACATACGAGCATACGAATGCCGCGCAGAACATAACAAAGGAAATTGAGTAGGTGATCGTCTGGCCAATATGTGCCTCATGCCTTTGCTCCAAGGTATGGAACTCAGCAATCTGACCATGGGATTCCATCATTTCATGGCGCTCGAGATGTGCCATGCGAAGCAGCAGCCCAGCGGCGGCCACCGTCAGCATCCACAGCACGAACGCGAGCGCCCTGGAGACGCCAAGTCCAACGCACAGGAAGGCCACGCCAAGGCCCAGAACGGGCACCGCACATCCAGACGCCAGAAGCAGGCAACGCCTTGTGGCATAGCGCTCATAGGCACGGGCCGCCGTGCCTTGGTAACTCGTGTCCTCGATGCTCCCCCACTCAGACGAACCCGCCTCTCCATCACCAGCAGGCACGTCGGGAGGGGGCTCAAGACACCTTGGCCGAAAAGTCGCGGAGGCGCTGCCATATACCAGCTCGTCCATCGTGCAGCCAAACAGGTCGCACAGGCGAGCCATCCTCTCCAGGTCGGGGCGACTCTTGCCCGACTCCCACTTGGCGACGGACTGGCGACTGATGCCGAGCTCCTCGGCAAGCGCGGCCTGGCTCAGTCCTCGCACGGCCCTTCTCGCTTGGATATTGTCCCCTATCGCGCCCATATCCCTC contains:
- the ftsX gene encoding permease-like cell division protein FtsX, with translation MVFSNFGYSMREAGRHFHRNWSTVLGAIVTIFLSLFVIGLFSLASVILARQVSDVEDQVTIQAFLSDDASQADIDALREKISGWDNVQSVDFKSKDQALESYRQKMGDQTVDGVVSALDGNNPLPASLVISLSNPNQVEGVANQLAEDADFQQIADKADVTQSIQYSRDTVKKLLNLTSFVRVGTVVLVVLLAFIAFVFINNTIRLAISARRREIAIMRLVGASNGFIRGPFLAEGMLEAIIGAVLSIIVLQVGVSVFLPRLQESLSFLSFEIPILTLVGTYVALLVVGLVLGLFGSAIAMRRYLKV
- the ftsE gene encoding cell division ATP-binding protein FtsE; its protein translation is MANHFRSSERQGDEKPSQQAEARQQDEEPSQQDEATSKADAVDVSDAEVEAAMADLPSAARWKASSAADRPSTADEPVDATSTQDEESDADGTDLAVADDSDDITAQPGFTSVFAPLANSDAPAVDRSGTPTISLRNVTHIYPAQPNKPALEDVSLDIYPGEFVFVVGHSGSGKSTFLRLLTRELRATSGKVMVAGQELTRLRNRKVPYLRRQIGTVYQDFKLLPDKTVYENVSFALECIGKPRSVIKAQVPEVLRLVGLAEKMDNYPDQLSGGEQQRVSVARAMVNRPPLLVCDEPTGNLDPAISLGIMKLLDRINRTGTTVVMATHDREMVDSMRKRVIALEAGHIVRDQERGGYGNYGVL
- a CDS encoding ABC transporter ATP-binding protein, which encodes MGELVLEVRDVSKRFRDIQALDHVNLSLEHGKVYGLIGRNGAGKTTLMRIICGMSHPTSGCISIFGQTGESELCRCRARMGCLIEGPAVYARLTVIENMTMRALQKGCYDRDEILRCLELVGLSNVRDRRARHLSLGTRQRLGIALALVGNPRLLILDEPTNGLDPVGMTDVRTLLRTLCDQQGVTLLVSSHILSELHQLADDFVLMDGGRVLEEHTHDELTQMCGSRESLEDYFLSRVTGVRG
- a CDS encoding helix-turn-helix domain-containing protein — translated: MVVTAGSKKATHGWLREWLKRPRLIREMDGSMSDHIGEARRDRGTTGLERDMGAIGDNIQARRAVRGLSQAALAEELGISRQSVAKWESGKSRPDLERMARLCDLFGCTMDELVYGSASATFRPRCLEPPPDVPAGDGEAGSSEWGSIEDTSYQGTAARAYERYATRRCLLLASGCAVPVLGLGVAFLCVGLGVSRALAFVLWMLTVAAAGLLLRMAHLERHEMMESHGQIAEFHTLEQRHEAHIGQTITYSISFVMFCAAFVCSYVGDWMPSLWWPLSGLTWILLAVSVFLGVASYQRGRLMSTQHYNKAVRSEVQEYSHDEGK